A window from Chelmon rostratus isolate fCheRos1 chromosome 13, fCheRos1.pri, whole genome shotgun sequence encodes these proteins:
- the si:dkey-91i10.3 gene encoding cytochrome P450, which translates to MLRRSLRVIRPQHSGIQTLNYGDTRRRDASSFSSTTTTAADNVKLKTMDDLGGPGLMASLNWLFIKGYFKTTQQLQIEQSKVYGPLWKTKYGPLVVVNVANADLIEQVLRQEGRHPVRTDMPHWRTYRELRNQAHGPLTEMGAKWQRIRSILNPQMLKPKHVSSYANIINEVVTDFIKRVNWLKETSGGGVMVNDVAGELYKFAFEGICSVLFESRMGCMNEVVPEETEKFIFSVGEMFRLSPIIILFPKSTWPYLPFWKQFVAAWDHLFKVADELVQKKMEAIQEEVRLQKSVEGAYLTHLLVSDQMTVTEILGSITELLLAGVDTTSNTVSWSLYLLAKDPEIQEKLYQEVISVCPGDKVPNSDDIARMPYLKAIIRETLRLYPVVPGNARVTVENEIQVGDYIFPKKTLFHLCHYSVSYDENIFPDPHTFMPERWLRGADRSKQHPFGSVPFGFGIRACLGRRVAELEMYLLLSRLIKCFEVRPDPAGTTVTPITRTLLCPAEPINLQFLDRRVEQEEPRAAAGASL; encoded by the exons ATGCTCCGGAGATCTCTGCGAGTGATCCGTCCGCAGCACAGCGGGATCCAGACGCTGAATTATGGGGACACCCGTCGCCGCGACGcgtcctccttctcctccaccaccaccacagcgGCTGACAACGTCAAACTGAAAACTATGGACGATTTAGGCGGACCGGGTTTAATGGCCTCCTTAAACTGGCTCTTCATTAAGGGGTATTTCAAGACGACGCAACAGCTGCAA ATCGAGCAGAGCAAGGTCTACGGCCCTCTGTGGAAGACGAAGTACGGCCCTCTGGTCGTGGTGAACGTGGCCAATGCCGACCTGATAGAGCAGGTGCTGAGGCAGGAGGGGAGACACCCGGTCCGGACAGACATGCCCCACTGGAGGACCTACAGAGAGCTCAGGAACCAGGCCCATGGACCCCTGACAGA AATGGGGGCCAAGTGGCAGCGCATCCGCAGCATCCTGAATCCTCAGATGCTGAAGCCCAAGCACGTCTCCTCGTACGCCAACATCATTAACGAGGTGGTGACAGACTTCATCAAAAGGGTGAACTGGCTGAAGGAGACCAGCGGCGGGGGAGTTATGGTGAATGACGTGGCTGGGGAACTCTACAAATTTGCTTTTGAAG GCATCTGTTCAGTGTTGTTTGAGAGCCGCATGGGCTGCATGAACGAAGTGGTGCCAGAGGAAACCGAGAAGTTCATCTTCTCCGTGGGGGAAATGTTCAGGCTCTCCCCAATCATCATCCTATTCCCCAAGTCCACCTGGCCCTACCTGCCTTTCTGGAAACAGTTTGTGGCAGCCTGGGATCATCTCTTCAAAGTTG CTGATGAGTtggtgcagaaaaaaatggaggCGATCCAGGAGGAGGTGCGCCTGCAAAAGAGCGTGGAGGGAGCGTACCTCACACACCTGCTGGTCAGCGATCAGATGACGGTCACTGAGATCCTGGGCAGCATTACCGAGCTCCTGCTGGCAGGAGTGGACACG ACCTCCAATACTGTCTCATGGTCTCTGTACCTCTTGGCGAAGGATCCAGAGATCCAAGAAAAGTTATACCAGGAAGTGATCAGTGTTTGCCCTGGAGACAAGGTGCCGAACAGTGATGACATTGCTCGGATGCCGTACCTGAAGGCCATCATCAGAGAGACACTACG GTTGTATCCGGTGGTGCCGGGAAATGCTCGTGTCACCGTCGAAAATGAGATTCAGGTGGGAGATTACATCTTCCCCAAAAAG ACGCTGTTCCACCTGTGCCACTACAGTGTGTCCTATGATGAGAATATTTTCCCTGACCCCCACACCTTCATGCCGGAGCGCTGGCTGCGAGGAGCAGACAGGTCCAAGCAGCACCCGTTCGGCTCGGTGCCTTTCGGTTTTGGAATCCGGGCTTGTCTGGGCAGACGCGTGGCGGAGCTGGAGATGTACCTCCTCCTGTCAAGG ttgATAAAATGCTTCGAGGTGAGGCCGGATCCCGCTGGAACCACAGTCACGCCGATCACCAGGACCCTGCTTTGCCCTGCTGAGCCAATCAACCTGCAGTTTCTGGACAGAAGAGTCGAGCAGGAGGAGCCGAGAGCGGCGGCAGGAGCTTCTCTGTGA